One stretch of Thermanaerosceptrum fracticalcis DNA includes these proteins:
- a CDS encoding copper amine oxidase N-terminal domain-containing protein, whose product MFLTVCAQGETGNAHVILSYPLNGEIMEGNGITVTGAAYDSDNDQGVKNVAVAIKAPDGKYLQSTGGFNIHPAYFPTTTSDGFNSWKSQISLSSWLSQGVVYTIVVIVNDGKSTELTDPSWTFISSHTDSKGVNINSDVELCEANLDEAVLGLELINMAFADSIQPDDFVLHSNISGLVIKNVIRENNSKASLVLDYEGSDFDEDTEISVTVKSSALKNWNSLTSNTLNIRASKESLTVSAGEQLIENLLNGAVLNIQLKDVTFRDQEINAGNFLLVNAPEGLSVAEVVYQSSTTAAVNLAFTNSDFDTDINDFSLTIKAEALSQGSDLNSNLLYIKAVNERSDKLITGFTVPGQVGQSVIDSEAYTVTFRVPYGTTVTSLIPSILISEGATVSPGSGVPQDFSQPATYLVTAEDLSTQNWVVMCIVESPPGENNENDSQQNNDNHNENNDNNEDDYGHDNTSHDEITSESKRKKNDEAILRETVRSTGKAFFSLTGRPEGKVTFLLDFINELEKNNVPLIIENNGITVEFPPGVLKTSLWEQALQQGHSNVAIKIGELTDNDKRGAVVRALTAEGSNIAAIGCKMVELSIETFGGSGNASYSRQVTGFNEPVSVTFDMSSINLGILHIVELSGVRIDNEVTLNPVPLGGIYDRNNKTFTFYTDKFSILTVGQAKNLVTMSLMVGNTFSKVNGILRETDIPMLLFNNRVMVPLRFIGEALGAEIQWEENTGTIIVRQGKNEVKLVLNQPIPGFDIAATVIKGRTLVPIRYIAESFGAQIMWFPQTKTVYLVR is encoded by the coding sequence ATGTTTCTTACGGTATGCGCCCAGGGGGAGACTGGAAATGCCCATGTTATATTGAGCTACCCTCTGAATGGTGAAATTATGGAGGGGAATGGTATAACTGTGACAGGGGCAGCCTATGACTCTGACAATGACCAGGGAGTAAAGAATGTGGCTGTTGCCATTAAAGCACCGGATGGTAAATACCTACAAAGCACAGGTGGCTTTAATATTCATCCAGCATACTTTCCAACTACTACAAGTGATGGTTTTAATAGCTGGAAAAGTCAAATTTCTCTTAGTAGTTGGCTGTCCCAGGGAGTAGTGTATACTATTGTCGTTATTGTTAATGATGGTAAATCTACTGAACTAACTGACCCGAGTTGGACTTTTATAAGTAGCCACACTGATAGTAAAGGAGTCAATATAAACTCTGACGTAGAATTATGCGAAGCTAATTTAGATGAAGCCGTTCTTGGCCTCGAACTTATTAACATGGCCTTTGCCGATTCTATTCAACCCGATGATTTTGTTCTGCATAGTAATATTTCCGGTCTAGTTATTAAGAATGTGATTAGGGAAAACAACAGCAAAGCCTCACTCGTATTGGATTATGAAGGTTCTGACTTTGATGAGGATACCGAAATTTCTGTGACAGTAAAGTCTTCGGCTTTGAAAAATTGGAACAGCCTTACGAGCAATACCCTTAACATAAGAGCATCTAAAGAAAGTCTTACTGTAAGCGCCGGGGAACAATTGATAGAAAATTTGCTGAATGGGGCAGTTCTTAACATTCAATTAAAGGATGTAACCTTCCGTGATCAAGAGATTAATGCCGGTAATTTCCTCCTGGTCAATGCCCCTGAGGGGCTATCTGTCGCTGAGGTGGTTTACCAGAGTTCAACTACGGCTGCCGTGAATCTAGCGTTTACTAACAGTGATTTCGACACAGACATTAATGATTTTTCTCTGACGATAAAGGCGGAAGCGCTGTCTCAGGGAAGTGATTTAAACAGCAATTTGCTGTATATCAAAGCCGTTAATGAACGAAGTGATAAACTTATAACCGGGTTTACGGTTCCCGGCCAGGTGGGACAAAGTGTAATAGATTCCGAGGCATATACCGTAACTTTTCGTGTTCCCTATGGTACTACGGTAACATCTTTAATCCCAAGTATCCTTATATCAGAAGGGGCTACTGTCAGCCCTGGCTCAGGTGTACCCCAGGATTTCTCCCAGCCTGCTACCTATCTTGTTACCGCCGAGGATTTATCTACACAGAACTGGGTAGTAATGTGTATAGTGGAATCACCTCCCGGCGAGAATAACGAGAACGATTCCCAGCAAAATAACGATAATCATAATGAGAACAATGACAATAATGAAGATGATTATGGCCATGACAATACTAGCCATGATGAAATAACCTCAGAAAGCAAAAGAAAGAAAAATGATGAGGCAATCCTGCGGGAAACGGTAAGAAGTACCGGGAAAGCATTCTTTTCTTTGACCGGGAGGCCAGAAGGTAAAGTAACTTTTTTGCTTGATTTCATCAATGAACTGGAAAAGAACAACGTGCCTCTAATCATTGAGAACAACGGTATTACCGTGGAGTTTCCTCCCGGCGTCTTAAAGACCTCGCTGTGGGAACAGGCTTTACAGCAGGGTCATTCTAATGTGGCCATAAAGATTGGAGAGTTAACAGATAACGATAAAAGAGGGGCAGTGGTCAGAGCTCTTACTGCCGAGGGATCTAATATAGCTGCTATAGGTTGCAAGATGGTGGAGTTATCTATTGAGACGTTTGGGGGCAGCGGGAATGCCAGTTACTCCAGGCAGGTAACCGGTTTTAATGAGCCTGTTTCAGTAACATTTGACATGTCCTCTATAAACTTAGGAATCTTACATATTGTAGAATTAAGCGGGGTAAGGATAGACAATGAAGTAACGCTTAATCCTGTGCCCCTGGGTGGTATTTATGATAGAAACAATAAAACATTCACCTTTTATACGGATAAATTTAGTATCTTAACGGTTGGCCAGGCTAAGAACTTGGTAACCATGAGCTTAATGGTAGGAAATACATTCAGTAAGGTAAACGGTATATTACGGGAAACTGATATTCCCATGCTTCTCTTTAATAATCGTGTCATGGTGCCTCTTCGTTTCATCGGTGAGGCATTAGGTGCAGAAATTCAATGGGAGGAGAACACAGGTACAATTATAGTAAGGCAGGGAAAGAACGAGGTAAAGTTAGTACTGAACCAACC